A region of the Vigna radiata var. radiata cultivar VC1973A unplaced genomic scaffold, Vradiata_ver6 scaffold_1999, whole genome shotgun sequence genome:
tattattattattattattatgaaaaacatAGTAAGTAAGACCAAAAAATACCTTGATTTTGAAGTGGGGGTATTGATGAAGAGCTTCAAGTAGTACTGGAATGCAGCGTTTTCTAATCCAAGAAGCTGCAGCAACCATACCACGGTGTGCATGTCCTGAAACCATGTTGTGATCGAAAGAGACAGGAGCACACAGTGCATCTGTGAGAGTGTCTTTTATGCTACGAGTCCCACGGACGAACACNAGCAAACATTCTGATTCTTTATCACGTATAACCGTGAAAGCAGGCTTCAGAATCTGACATGCAAAATCCATTTTCAGTTCAAATGGCCAAACAAAAATTCATGAACAATATTTGTAGTAATTATTAATGAACGTACCCTAGCTGTTCTCTTCCTATAGAGGACATCCTCCTTATCGAATCCTGCAGCAAATAGAAATGCCANAAAGCGTTTGCCGGTGCTGAAAANCATGGCATGTGTCAACAATCTCTTCAACT
Encoded here:
- the LOC111241256 gene encoding uncharacterized protein LOC111241256, with translation MTVINGNSCVRIERRVLEAPKNLMEVILILSEAIMLLCYTERRHIFNLPRAIAHAVLDKGKKMIGSECRERSDCAEVQGRQILKELYELKRLLTHAMXFSTGKRFXAFLFAAGFDKEDVLYRKRTARILKPAFTVIRDKESECLLVFVRGTRSIKDTLTDALCAPVSFDHNMVSGHAHRGMVAAASWIRKRCIPVLLEALHQYPHFKIK